A DNA window from Brassica napus cultivar Da-Ae chromosome C1, Da-Ae, whole genome shotgun sequence contains the following coding sequences:
- the LOC106396526 gene encoding uncharacterized protein LOC106396526, which yields MISSERLKSPAPKVLNGNESSSAPIPDADATASEDDMSVNSNDDVSLDSSPENSRVSSGVGRSYGRNSSCYTYSEVSSSRDTLVVASRGQTEPRYDTDTEEEEDESTDSASSSQFSPPATATGRRIDGGVSRVESHFPITDGGAAVEKELDDKFSSEEVSDIPSAPPFSGAAEESEEIKPATSGVQVSEAITEDCVESKKTGHFNRTSAASESFGPSDQHPARLPNFHASARGPWHAVVSYDACVRLCLNAWAKGCMEAPMFLENECALLREAFGLKQLLLQSEEEMLVKQSSQAPHEGVAPKPKKNIGKMMVQVRRVKTVLDAPTGCSISSLKPSLIKFEKIRIHFSNLSTRISSGWRALRKIHVRVPANGSSLSRQSLGYVHASTQYLKQVSGLLKVGVTSLRNSSTSYDVVQETYSCRLRLKSLTEDEAIMMQPGSGEDHVFFPDSHGDDLIVEILDSNGKEFGRVLVQLANFSEDSAEKLRWWSVFREPEHQLVGKLQLYINYSASFDDNSHLKCGSVAETVAYDLVLEVALKMQRFQQRNLLLYGSWKWLLGEFASYYGISDTYTKLRYLSYVMDVATPTSDCLQLVHDLLTPVIMKGNGKSTLSHQENRILNEIKDQIEQILKLVFENYKSLDESSFSGMNNVVSSATGVPAPALTPAVKLYMLLHDILSPEDQTNLCHYFQAAAKKRSKRHMGETDEFVTNNSDPNIWDPSAMSAAYQKMTMVCKNVKNEIFTDIEIQNQDILPSFLDLPNLSASIYSTDLSNRLRAFLVACPPSGPSPTVAELVIATADFQRDLSSWNISPIQGGVDAKELFHLYIMIWIQDRRLSLLESCKLDKVKWSGVRTQHSTTPFVDEMYTRLNETIQEYQVIISRWPEYIFVLESAIADVEKAIVEALEKQYADVLAPLKENLAPKKLSFKYVQKLTKRNVIAYTVPDELGILLNSMKRMLDVIRPKIEAQFKSWSSCIPDVGNAAPGDRLSEVTVMLRAKFRNYLQAVVEKLVENSKLQKTTMLKKILQDSKESVGESDIRSKMHNLKEQLTNTVNHLHSVCETNVFIALSRGYWDRMGQIVLSFLENRKENRAWYKGSRVAVSILDDTFAAQMQQLLGNSLREQDMEPPRSIVEVRSILCKDTAVSKSKSFYY from the exons ATGATCTCCAGCGAACGATTGAAATCACCCGCTCCCAAAGTCCTTAACGGCAACGAATCGTCCTCAGCTCCTATACCCGATGCTGACGCCACTGCTTCCGAAGACGATATGAGTGTAAACTCCAACGACGACGTTTCCCTCGATTCGTCTCCCGAGAACAGTAGAGTCTCCAGCGGCGTCGGCCGTAGCTACGGGAGGAACTCGTCTTGTTATACTTACTCCGAAGTGAGCTCCTCCAGAGACACTCTCGTCGTGGCTTCACGCGGACAGACGGAGCCTAGATATGATACTGAtacggaggaggaagaggatgaATCGACGGATTCAGCTTCTAGCTCGCAGTTTTCTCCTCCGGCGACGGCGACTGGGAGGAGGATTGACGGCGGTGTGTCTAGGGTTGAAAGTCACTTCCCGATTACGGACGGTGGAGCTGCCGTTGAGAAG GAGCTTGATGACAAGTTTTCTTCTGAAGAAGTAAGCGATATTCCCAGTGCTCCTCCATTTTCAGGGGCAGCAGAGGAGTCTGAAGAAATCAAACCAGCGACTTCAGGCGTTCAAGTTTCAGAAGCCATAACAGAAGATTGTGTAGAAAGTAAAAAGACTGGCCATTTTAATAG AACTAGTGCTGCTTCTGAGTCATTTGGGCCATCTGATCAACATCCAGCTCGGCTGCCAAATTTTCATGCAAG TGCTCGCGGGCCATGGCATGCTGTTGTTTCCTACGATGCATGTGTACGCCTTTGCCTTAATGCATGGGCAAAGGGCTGCATGGAGGCTCCCATGTTTTTGGAAAATGAGTGTGCTCTTTTACGAGAAGCATTCGG GTTGAAGCAACTCCTTTTGCAATCGGAGGAGGAAATGCTGGTGAAGCAATCTTCACAAGCTCCGCACGAGGGAGTTGCACCAAAACCCAAGAAAAACATTGGCAAAATGATGGTGCAAG TACGACGTGTAAAAACCGTTTTGGATGCTCCAACCGGTTGTAGTATATCATCTTTGAAGCCATCGCTGATAAAGTTTGAGAAAATCCGGATTCACTTTTCCAATTTATCAACACGCATATCTTCAGGATGGCGGGCTCTAAGGAAGATCCATGTTCGTGTGCCAGCAAATGGTTCTTCTCTTTCACGTCAAAGCCTAGGATATGTACATGCCAGTACACAGTACTTAAAGCAAGTTTCTGGTCTCCTGAAAGTTGGTGTCACAAGTCTACGCAATAGTTCAACGTCTTATGATGTTGTTCAAG AAACATACTCATGTAGGTTAAGATTGAAAAGCTTAACTGAAGATGAGGCCATTATGATGCAACCCGGATCCGGTGAAGACCATGTTTT CTTTCCTGATAGTCATGGAGATGATCTGATTGTTGAAATACTTGATTCAAACGGGAAGGAATTTGGGCGTGTGCTTGTCCAGCTAGCTAATTTTTCTGAAGATTCG GCTGAGAAACTTCGCTGGTGGTCTGTTTTTCGTGAGCCAGAACATCAACTTGTGGGAAAACTCCAGCTCTATATTAACTATTCAGCAAGTTTTGATGATAACAGCCATTTGAAG TGTGGTTCTGTTGCGGAAACAGTCGCATATGACCTAGTCCTGGAAGTGGCCTTGAAAATGCAACGGTTTCAGCAAAGAAACTTGTTGTTATATGGGTCATGGAAATGGCTTTTGGGGGAATTTGCCTCCTATTATGGGATTTCAGATACCTACACTAAGCTCAG GTACTTGTCATATGTGATGGATGTCGCTACACCGACTTCCGATTGTCTCCAATTGGTGCATGACTTGCTAACGCCTGTCATCATGAAAGGAAATGGCAAGAGCACGTTGAGTCATCAAGAG AATCGGATCCTAAACGAAATCAAGGACCAAATTGAGCAGATTCTGAAGCTGGTCTTCGAGAACTACAAATCTCTTGACGAGTCCTCATTCTCTGGAATGAATAATGTAGTCAGTTCTGCAACAGGAGTTCCAGCGCCAGCACTTACTCCTGCTGTTAAACTGTACATGCTTCTGCATGATATCTTGTCTCCCGAGGATCAGACTAATCTTTGTCATTACTTCCAG GCAGCAGCAAAGAAGAGATCTAAAAGGCATATGGGTGAGACAGACGAGTTTGTTACAAACAACAGTGATCCCAATATTTGGGATCCTTCTGCAATGTCGGCTGCGTACCAGAAAATGACTATGGTCTGCAAGAATGTAAAGAATGAAATTTTTACTGATATTGAGATCCAGAATCAAGATATACTTCCCAG CTttcttgaccttccaaacctGTCAGCGTCCATATATAGCACTGATCTCAGCAACAGACTTCGAGCATTCCTTGTTGCATGTCCGCCCTCTGGTCCTTCACCAACAGTTGCAGAGCTTGTGATTGCAACTGCAGACTTTCAACGTGATCTTTCCAGCTGGAACATTAG TCCTATCCAAGGCGGTGTTGATGCAAAAGAGTTGTTCCACCTATATATCATGATTTGGATTCAAGATAGGCGTCTTTCATTACTTGAATCATGCAAACTTgataag GTAAAATGGTCTGGAGTCAGGACACAGCATTCAACAACCCCATTTGTTGATGAAATGTACACCAGACTGAACGAGACCATTCAAGAGTATCAAGTTATCATTTCTAGATGGCCGGAATATATCTTTGTTCTGGAGAGT GCTATTGCTGATGTTGAGAAAGCAATTGTGGAAGCTCTGGAGAAGCAGTATGCAGACGTCTTAGCACCTCTCAAAGAAAACTTGGCTCCAAAGAAGTTAAGCTTCAAGTATGTCCAGAAGCTGACCAAAAGAAATGTGATTGCATATACAGTCCCGGATGAG CTGGGCATTCTACTAAACTCTATGAAGAGAATGCTTGATGTTATACGGCCAAAAATAGAGGCTCAATTTAAATCGTGGTCTTCATGCATTCCTGATGTTGGGAACGCCGCTCCTGGAGATCGTCTTTCCGAGGTGACAGTGATGCTCAGAGCCAAGTTTCGAAATTACCTTCAGGCTGTGGTCGAAAAACTGGTAGAAAAT agCAAGCTACAAAAGACGACAATGTTGAAGAAGATTCTTCAGGACTCTAAagaaagtgttggagaatcggACATCAGAAGCAAAATGCATAACCTGAAGGAGCAGCTCACCAACACAGTGAACCATCTACATTCGGTTTGTGAGACGAATGTCTTCATCGCATTGTCCCGAGGATATTGGGATCGTATGGGACAG ATTGTTTTAAGCTTTTTGGAGAACAGGAAAGAGAACAGAGCTTGGTACAAGGGCTCTAGAGTTGCTGTCTCT ATATTGGACGATACATTTGCAGCACAGATGCAGCAGCTGCTAGGCAATTCGTTAAGAGAGCAAGACATGGAACCTCCGAGATCTATTGTGGAAGTTCGCTCTATTCTTTGCAAGGACACTGCAGTTAGTAAATCCAAGTCTTTTTACTACTGA
- the BNAC01G16470D gene encoding uncharacterized protein BNAC01G16470D isoform X2, whose amino-acid sequence MEIEVSSSAHDTVDLDSIRVKRKTLQNLLDDCQRALELLNLADTSPGGDKTETGGSQEREEEEFPSSDQGDPEADKFYDLIKSRVECHGFREKIELAQVSLLQDLAEEEGSSWDVVSEDDILGVVQTEDDYVVVREEDIADGIACFMATYLSSLKQTKDISPDQLQKALSTMFSVKKRKGKLRKAWEGSKVIYNVASWSATAIGIYQNPMILSIASKAFWVSCKAISKLV is encoded by the exons ATGGAAATCGAGGTTTCGAGTTCAGCTCATGATACCGTCGATTTGGATAGTATTCGCGTCAAGCGAAAGACGTTGCAGAACTTGCTCGACGATTGCCAGAGAGCTCTCGAGCTGCTAAACCTCGCCGATACTTCTCCCGGCGGCGATAAAACCGAAACCGGTG GTTCACAggagagggaagaagaagagtttcCTTCTTCCGATCAAGGAGATCCTGAAGCCGATAAA TTCTATGATCTTATCAAGTCTAGAGTTGAATGTCATGGCTTTAGGGAGAAGATAGAGCTAGCTCAAGTTTCACTTCTCCAAGATCTTGCTG AAGAAGAAGGTAGCTCTTGGGACGTAGTTAGTGAAGATGATATATTGGGTGTGGTTCAAACGGAAGATGATTATGTTGTTGTTAGAGAAGAAGATATAGCTGACGGTATCGCTTGTTTCATGGCTACTTATTTATCTTCCCTTAAGCAGACTAAG GATATATCACCTGATCAGCTTCAGAAAG CACTTAGCACCATGTTTTCAGTGAAGAAGAGAAAGGGGAAGCTTCGTAAAGCATGGGAAGGAAGTAAAGTTATTTACAACGTAGCTTCTTGGAGCGCAACTGCTATAGG CATCTATCAAAACCCGATGATCCTGAGTATTGCATCCAAAGCCTTCTGGGTGTCTTGCAAGGCCATATCAAAGCTTGTCTGA
- the BNAC01G16470D gene encoding uncharacterized protein BNAC01G16470D isoform X1: MEIEVSSSAHDTVDLDSIRVKRKTLQNLLDDCQRALELLNLADTSPGGDKTETGGSGEDNSNLVGSQEREEEEFPSSDQGDPEADKFYDLIKSRVECHGFREKIELAQVSLLQDLAEEEGSSWDVVSEDDILGVVQTEDDYVVVREEDIADGIACFMATYLSSLKQTKDISPDQLQKALSTMFSVKKRKGKLRKAWEGSKVIYNVASWSATAIGIYQNPMILSIASKAFWVSCKAISKLV, from the exons ATGGAAATCGAGGTTTCGAGTTCAGCTCATGATACCGTCGATTTGGATAGTATTCGCGTCAAGCGAAAGACGTTGCAGAACTTGCTCGACGATTGCCAGAGAGCTCTCGAGCTGCTAAACCTCGCCGATACTTCTCCCGGCGGCGATAAAACCGAAACCGGTGGTTCCGGAGAGGATAACAGCAACCTCGTTGGTTCACAggagagggaagaagaagagtttcCTTCTTCCGATCAAGGAGATCCTGAAGCCGATAAA TTCTATGATCTTATCAAGTCTAGAGTTGAATGTCATGGCTTTAGGGAGAAGATAGAGCTAGCTCAAGTTTCACTTCTCCAAGATCTTGCTG AAGAAGAAGGTAGCTCTTGGGACGTAGTTAGTGAAGATGATATATTGGGTGTGGTTCAAACGGAAGATGATTATGTTGTTGTTAGAGAAGAAGATATAGCTGACGGTATCGCTTGTTTCATGGCTACTTATTTATCTTCCCTTAAGCAGACTAAG GATATATCACCTGATCAGCTTCAGAAAG CACTTAGCACCATGTTTTCAGTGAAGAAGAGAAAGGGGAAGCTTCGTAAAGCATGGGAAGGAAGTAAAGTTATTTACAACGTAGCTTCTTGGAGCGCAACTGCTATAGG CATCTATCAAAACCCGATGATCCTGAGTATTGCATCCAAAGCCTTCTGGGTGTCTTGCAAGGCCATATCAAAGCTTGTCTGA
- the LOC106375775 gene encoding protein S-acyltransferase 8, translating into MTQRVYQAWKGSNKFIFGGRVIFGPDARSVPLTVLLILVPVVLFCVFVARHLLHEFSPHNAGYAILVVPILFTIYVFILLSFTSARDPGIVPRNSHPPEEDLRYETTVSADGRQTPCVQIPRTKEVIVNGTTVRVKYCDTCMLYRPPRCSHCSICNNCVERFDHHCPWVGQCIGLRNYRYFFMFVSSATLLCVYVFSMSAFYINIIMEHQRGTVWMAMRESPWAVALMIYCFIALWFVGGLTGFHSYLIGTNQTTYENFRYRPNSRTVAYNRGCANNFMEVFCTKVKPSRNNFRAFVEEEPPRVVTLPTIVTNINKRSAGAEDEIGSRRQKVEDDLDIGDDLMNLSQRCNPAEASNDQPHQTLDIDQLALGVADRAATIRTETRHGSWGRRSGSWDIAADVANSNVRES; encoded by the exons ATGACACAACGGGTCTACCAAGCCTGGAAAGGAAGCAAT AAGTTTATCTTTGGTGGGAGAGTGATATTTGGTCCAGATGCTAGATCGGTGCCACTTACCGTGCTGCTTATCCTGGTTCCAGTTGTTTTATTCTGTGTGTTTGTAGCTAGGCATCTTCTCCATGAGTTCTCTCCCCACAACGCTGGATACGCTATCTTGGTGGTGCCGATTCTGTTCACTATCTAT GTGTTTATCCTCCTATCTTTCACATCTGCAAGAGATCCTGGTATTGTCCCTAGAAACTCGCATCCACCAGAGGAAGATCTACGCTATGAGACAACAGTATCAGCAGATGGAAGACAAACACCTTGTGTTCAAATTCCTAGGACGAAAGAAGTCATCGTTAATGGCACCACCGTTAGAGTCAAATACTGCGATACCTGCATGCTTTACAGGCCTCCTCGTTGCTCTCACTGTTCCATTTGCAACAACTGTGTCGAGCGCTTTGATCATCACTGCCCCTGGGTGGGCCAATGCATTGGACTG AGAAACTATAGGTACTtctttatgtttgtttcttcggCAACTCTTCTCTGCGTGTATGTGTTCTCCATGTCGGCTTTTTACATCAATATTATAATGGAACATCAACGCGGAACCGTATGGATGGCTATGAGAGAATCACCTTGGGCGGTTGCGCTGATGATCTATTGCTTTATTGCCCTGTGGTTTGTTGGAGGCCTCACAGGGTTTCACTCGTACCTCATTGGTACCAACCAG ACAACGTATGAGAATTTCCGGTACAGACCAAACAGCAGAACCGTGGCCTATAACCGTGGGTGTGCAAACAATTTCATGGAGGTGTTTTGCACGAAGGTTAAGCCCTCAAGGAACAACTTCAGAGCCTTTGTCGAAGAAGAACCTCCAAGAGTTGTTACTCTACCAACCATCGTCACCAATATCAACAAGCGATCAGCCGGAGCAGAGGATGAGATCGGGAGCCGGAGACAGAAAGTGGAAGACGATCTAGACATTGGGGACGATCTTATGAACTTATCACAGCGGTGTAATCCAGCAGAGGCCAGCAACGACCAACCTCATCAGACTTTGGACATTGACCAATTGGCTCTTGGGGTTGCTGATAGAGCAGCGACGATAAGGACAGAGACAAGGCATGGGAgctggggaagaagaagtgggagcTGGGATATAGCAGCAGATGTAGCTAATTCTAATGTCCGGGAGAGTTAA
- the LOC106375776 gene encoding uncharacterized protein LOC106375776 encodes MAKFSVLSTFAAAAITLQLLLVPASASPHMKYIDAICDRSHDQDYCVKTLTTNPPTAAPIGLNPLAEAVMALTIAHAEKTAAFVAETGKTDPTFTEYHKAYLAVVADLKSANVKLKESPDTAHYDVRSSTDQMKRVEGLVASKNDQASTTLKEMTVQMEKLLDLAASAADAVDDDDENIHRRV; translated from the exons ATGGCAAAGTTCTCAGTTCTGTCCACCTTCGCCGCGGCGGCAATTACGTTGCAACTACTCCTAGTTCCAGCTTCAGCCTCTCCTCACATGAAATACATTGACGCTATCTGCGATCGCTCCCACGACCAAGATTACTGCGTTAAAACATTGACCACCAACCCCCCTACGGCTGCTCCCATTGGCCTG AATCCACTGGCCGAGGCCGTGATGGCGCTCACCATAGCCCACGCCGAGAAGACAGCGGCTTTCGTGGCTGAGACGGGTAAGACTGATCCAACGTTTACGGAGTACCACAAGGCCTACTTAGCCGTGGTGGCTGATCTCAAGAGCGCAAACGTGAAGCTCAAGGAATCCCCTGACACTGCTCACTACGACGTTAGGTCTTCGACCGACCAGATGAAGCGCGTGGAGGGATTAGTTGCCAGCAAAAATGACCAGGCTTCAACTACTCTCAAGGAAATGACGGTGCAGATGGAGAAACTTCTTGATCTTGCAGCTAGTGCCGCCGATGCTGTggacgatgatgatgagaacATCCACCGTCGCGTCTGA
- the LOC106396827 gene encoding glucose-6-phosphate isomerase 1, chloroplastic-like, with amino-acid sequence MASLSTLYSSSPSLKQSTVKAFTSPTTRGDSFSFPHTSKPTTHLPLTLSASRADISHSDAAAAAKKELIKDPDALWKRYLDWLYQQKDIGLYLDVSRVGFTDEFVVEMEERFKSAFKAMEELEKGSIANPDEGRMVGHYWLRNSGLAPRPGLKTLIENTLDSICSFADDIVSGKIKPPSSTVGRFTQILSVGIGGSALGPQFVAEALAPDNPPLKIRFIDNTDPAGIDHQIAQLGPELASTLVIVISKSGGTPETRNGLLEVQKAFRDAGLNFAKQGVAITQENSLLDNTARIEGWLARFPMYDWVGGRTSVMSAVGLLPAALQGIDIREMLAGAGIMDEATRTTSLKNNPAALLAMCWYWASDGVGSKDMVILPYKDSLLLFSRYLQQLVMESLGKEFDLDGNTVNQGLTVYGNKGSTDQHAYIQQLREGVHNFFATFIEVLRDRPPGHDWDLEPGVTCGDYLFGMLQGTRSALYANGRESISVTIEEVTPRSVGALIALYERAVGLYASLVNINAYHQPGVEAGKKAAAEVLALQKRVLSVLNEASCKDPVEPLTLDEIADRCHAPEEIEMIYKIIAHMSANDRVLIAEGSCGSPRSVKVFLGECNVDDMYAQ; translated from the exons ATGGCCTCTCTCTCAACCCTctactcttcttctccttctctcaaACAGTCCACCGTTAAAGCATTCACGTCTCCGACGACCAGAGGAGACTCCTTCTCTTTCCCACACACCTCCAAACCAACAACACACCTACCGTTGACTCTCTCCGCGTCACGCGCCGACATTTCCCACTCTGatgccgccgccgccgccaaGAAGGAGCTCATCAAAGACCCCGATGCGCTCTGGAAACGCTACCTCGACTGGCTATACCAGCAGAAGGACATTGGACTGTACCTCGATGTCAGCCGCGTCGGGTTCACTGACGAGTTCGTGGTCGAAATGGAGGAGAGATTCAAATCTGCGTTTAAGGCTATGGAGGAGCTTGAGAAAGGGTCTATAGCGAATCCAGACGAAGGGAGGATGGTTGGTCATTACTGGCTTAGGAACTCTGGTCTCGCTCCTAGGCCGGGTCTAAAGACGTTGATCGAGAACACTCTTGATTCGATCTGCAGTTTCGCTGATGACATAGTCTCTGGCAAG ATAAAGCCACCATCTTCTACTGTGGGTCGTTTTACTCAGATACTCTCTGTTGGCATTGGAGGCTCAGCTCTTGGACCTCAGTTTGTTGCTGAGGCCTTGGCTCCTGATAATCCTCCGTTGAAG ATAAGGTTTATTGACAACACCGACCCTGCGGGAATAGATCATCAGATCGCACAACTTGGGCCAGAGCTTGCCTCAACTTTAGTAATTGTCATCTCAAAG AGTGGAGGTACTCCTGAAACTAGAAATGGACTACTGGAAGTACAGAAAGCATTTCGTGACGCTGGTCTGAACTTCGCAAAACAG GGTGTTGCAATAACACAAGAGAACTCGTTGCTGGATAACACGGCGAGAATTGAAGGTTGGTTAGCTAGGTTTCCTATGTACGACTGGGTGGGTGGAAGAACATCAGTAATGTCTGCGGTTGGTCTGCTTCCAGCAGCACTACAG GGGATTGATATTAGAGAGATGCTTGCTGGTGCTGGGATAATGGATGAGGCTACTAGGACAACTTCT CTCAAGAATAACCCTGCAGCGCTCTTAGCAATGTGTTGGTACTGGGCTTCTGATGGCGTTGGTTCCAAG GATATGGTTATACTTCCTTACAAGGATAGCTTATTACTATTTAGCCGGTATCTGCAGCAGCTGGTCATGGAATCTCTAGGAAAGGAGTTTGACCTGGACGGTAACACT gttaaTCAAGGGTTAACTGTATACGGAAACAAAGGGAGCACAGATCAGCACGC CTACATTCAACAGCTGAGAGAGGGTGTGCACAATTTCTTTGCAACCTTTATAGAAGTGCTACGTGACAGACCCCCAGGTCATGATTGGGATCTTGAGCCAGGTGTCACTTGTGGAGACTACCTCTTTGGGATGCTACAG GGAACTAGATCTGCTTTATATGCAAACGGTAGAGAGTCCATTAGTGTTACCATCGAGGAAGTGACACCAAGATCTGTTGGGGCTCTTATAGCTCTTTATGAAAGAGCGGTCGGGTTATATGCCTCACTTGTCAACATAAATGCTTACCACCAACCTG GTGTGGAAGCTGGTAAGAAAGCAGCAGCAGAAGTACTGGCCTTGCAAAAGCGTGTATTGTCAGTTCTTAATGAAGCCAG CTGTAAAGATCCAGTAGAGCCATTGACACTGGACGAGATAGCTGATCGTTGCCATGCTCCTGAGGAA ATTGAGATGATATACAAGATCATAGCGCACATGTCTGCAAATGATAGAGTTCTAATAGCTGAAGGAAGCTGCGGATCGCCAAGGAGTGTCAAAGTGTTCCTGGGCGAGTGCAATGTGGATGACATGTACGCACAGTGA